The sequence CGGAGATTCAGCATCCAAAGTCGATTAAGATGAAAAAGGGCGATATGTTCCCGGAAACCACGAACAAAAACCGCAAATGGAAAAAAGTCGAGAAAGCGCGCGTGCATTAATTTTTTTACAGCCATGTATAAAACAAG is a genomic window of Paenibacillus durus ATCC 35681 containing:
- a CDS encoding YjzC family protein, with the translated sequence MGEQTEFEEGQRAPNPGVYTEVGEARSFHTEIQHPKSIKMKKGDMFPETTNKNRKWKKVEKARVH